Within the Arthrobacter sp. UKPF54-2 genome, the region ACACGCCCATCACCCCGGCGCTGCCCGGCCAGTACGTCAGCGTCAAGGTCACCCTCCCGGAGGGCCTGCGCCAGGTCCGCCAGTACTCGCTCTCCGGCGACGCCGGCACCAGCCGCAGCTTCACCACCAAGCTCGACGACGGCGGCGAGGTCTCCCCGGTGCTGCACAACAACGTTGAGGTCGGCGACGTCCTAGAAATCTCCAACCCCTACGGCGAGATCACGCTCGAGGAGGGCGACGGCCCCGTGGTCCTGGCCTCGGCCGGCATCGGCTGCACACCCTCGGCCTCGATCCTGCGCTCCCTCGCGGCGGCCGGTTCGGACCGCCAGGTGTTGGTCCTGCACGCGGAAAGCACCCTCGACAGCTGGGCCCTGCGCTCCCAGATGACGGACGACGTCGAACGCCTCGAGGGCGCCGAGCTGCAGCTCTGGCTGGAACAGCCCGAGGCCGGAGCCCGGGAGGGCTTTATGTCGCTGCGCGACGTGGACCTGCCGGCCAACGCCTCGCTGTACCTCTGCGGGCCGCTGCCGTTCATGAAGAACATCCGCAACGAGGCCATCAACGCCGGCATCCCCGCCACCAAGATCCATTACGAGGTCTTCGGCCCGGACATCTGGCTCGCCAACTGAGCAGCGTCATTTGGGAACCACGGCGGCCCCGCACCTTGGGAAGGTGCGGGGCCGCCGTCGTTGGTTCAACTGCCTGCTAGTGCGCGGACATGCGCTCCTTGAGCGAGTCGAGCTCGGAGCGCAGCGCCTCCGGCAGGGAGTCGCCGAACTTCGCGTACCACTCCTCGATCGAGGCGAGCTCGGTGTCCCATTCGGCGCGGTCGACGCGGACGGCGTCCTCCACGTGGGCGTGGGTCAGGTCCAGGCCGGTGAGGTCCAGCGCGTCGCCGGTCGGGACGTAGCCGATCGGGGTTTCGACGGCGTCGGCCTTGCCTTCGATGCGCTCGATGGCCCACTTGAGCACCCGGGCGTTGTCGCCGAAGCCGGGCCAGGCGAAGCCGCCGTCGGCCGTGCGGCGGAACCAGTTCACCAGGAAGATGTGCGGCAGCCGCTCCGGGTTGGCCTTGCCGGAGACGCTGATCCAGTGCTTGAGGTAGTCGCCGGCGTCGTACCCGATGAACGGCAGCATGGCCATCGGGTCGCGGCGGAGCACGCCGACCTGTCCCGCGGCGGCGGCCGTGGTCTCCGAGGAGAGGGTCGAGCCCATAAAGATGCCGTTGGTCCAGCTGCGGGCCTGGGTCACAAGGGGGACGGTGGTCTTGCGCCGGCCGCCGAAGAGGATCGCAGAGACCTCGACGCCCTCGGGGCTGTAGTACTCCTCGGCGAGCATATCGACCTGCGAGATCGGGGTGCAGAAGCGGGAGTTCGGGTGGGCGGCCGGCTTGTCCGAGTCCGGGGTCCAGTCGTTGCCCTGCCAGTCGATCAGGTGCGCCGGGACCTCGTCGGTCATGCCTTCCCACCACACGCCGCCGTCGTCCGTGAGCGCGACGTTGGTGAAGATGCTGTGGCCCTTGGCGATGGCCCGCATGGCGTTGGGGTTGGTGCCCCAGCCGGTGCCGGGGGCGACGCCGAACAGG harbors:
- a CDS encoding globin domain-containing protein, producing MLSDKSFPVIEATLPLVGSRIGEITPKFYARLFGAHPELLDGLFSRSNQRSGDQQQALAGSIAAFASHLVSHPGTLPETVLARIAHRHASLGITEPQYQVVYEHLFAAIAEDLAEVITPEIAEAWTEVYWLMADALIKLEKGLYAAQANGKMWTPWRVAAKTPAGTGSMTFALEPADDTPITPALPGQYVSVKVTLPEGLRQVRQYSLSGDAGTSRSFTTKLDDGGEVSPVLHNNVEVGDVLEISNPYGEITLEEGDGPVVLASAGIGCTPSASILRSLAAAGSDRQVLVLHAESTLDSWALRSQMTDDVERLEGAELQLWLEQPEAGAREGFMSLRDVDLPANASLYLCGPLPFMKNIRNEAINAGIPATKIHYEVFGPDIWLAN